The Streptomyces sp. WZ-12 genome segment GACCGGGGGCTGCTGCCCCGCCCCGAACGGCGCGGCCGCGCCAACGTCTACGGCGCCGCCCATCTGGCCCGGCTGCGCCAGATCGCCGACCTGCTCGACCGCGGTTACACCCTCGCCAGCATCAAGGAGCTCCTCGAAGCCTGGGACGCCGGACGCGGACTCGACGGCGTCCTGGGCCTGGTCGCCGAGATTGACGGACCGTGGACCGACGAGAAGCCGACCCGCATCAGCCGAACCGACCTGGACACCGCCTTCGGTGGCGCCCCGAACGAACAGGCGGTCGCCGAGGCCGTCGAGTTGAGCGTGCTCGTACCCGTGCTCGGGCGGGACGACGAGTTCCTGGTCCCCAGCCCGCAGGAGCTCGCCGTCGCCATCGAGCTGTACTCGGCGGGCGTCCCGCTGTTGGCGATCTCCGGGCATCTGCGAGAGCTGCGCGGCCAGGTGGAGCACATCGCCTCCCGTTTCCTGGACTTCACCACCAAGCACGTCTTCCAGGCGTTCCTGGACCACCCGCCCACCGAGGCCGAGGCCGCCGAGGCCACGACGCTGGTGCGGCGGCTGCGCCCGCTGGCCCAGCAGACCGTCGACGCCGAACTCGCCCGCGCCATGCGCACACTGGCCAGCCGGTACATCCGCCACCACCTGACGGAGGCCCTGCCCGCCGACCAACGGGACCCGGTCGCCACCGCGCCGAACGGACCGGATGACGACCGCACCGCCACGGACGCCCGATGCCCCGCCGCGCCGGCGTCCCATGAGCCGGGCGACGGCGCACCGTCCGGTAAGCGGGCCGAGGCCGGGCGCGTCTCCCGGGCGACCGAGGCAGCGGCCAGCCCGCACCAGGGGGCCCGCCCAGTGAAGGCCGCGGCTTCCGGTCCCGTAGCGGACCCCCGTCCCACGACCGGCTCGGAGGCCGTGCTGCTGCCCGTCGAGGCGGTTCGGGCGGTGCGCGATCTGGTGGGTCCGGGGAACGCCGCCGCCTTTATCGCCGCCGCCGCACAGCGCGAGGTGCACGCCCGCGCCATGGACGCCCTGACCGCCGAAGCGCACGGCCCCGGGGCCGCGGCGGAGGACGCCCCGGGACACTGAGCTGCCCCGGGCGGCCAACCGCCGGCACCCGGCCCCGCCTCCCGCCGGGACGCGGCGGCCAGCGGCGACCGCCGGCCGTGCCCCGCATGCTTCCCTCTCCAGTTGTCAAGGATCGAGCCGGACGCCGCGCCCGCCCGGCCACCCCGACGGGTTCTCTCAAGCGGCCGGGTCCGGGAGCCAGTTGCCGTGGAATCCGTAAGGCACCCGGCGGGGTAGGGACACCGTGGCGACCGGGCCGGCGGTGATGTCCTCCGCGTCGAGGACCACCAGATCGCTGGTGTCGGTGGTCGCGTCATAGACGTAGGTGATCAGCCAACCCGGTCCGCCCGGCCGGTCGTCGGCCGGGGCGAACGCCGCCTCGCCCGGGGTGCGGCCCGGGCCGAAGTCATGGCGGGCCGTCGCGCCGGTCCACAGGTCATAGCGGATCAGGGCCCCGGGTATCGCGCCGGTCCCCGGTACCTCGGCGGCCGTGACATGGCCGAAACGGGCGGGCTGACCCGCGAGCCGGTCGTCTATCCGCGGGAACTCGCCCACCTGGTCGTCGATTTGCTCCTCGGTCACGGTGCCGGCCGCGAGATCGATCGTCCAGCGCCACAGGCAGGGCGGCGCCGGGGCGTCCAGCGTGGCGTACCGGGATACGTAGAGGACGATCCGCTGGTCACCGTCGTCATGGGCGTTCAGCGAGTGGAAGACGTAGCAGGGGTCAATGGCCAGCCAGCGGACCTCGCCGTAGGGGTCGTCGCGGCGCAACACCCCCAGACGGGCCCCGTATTCGGGATCCCAGCCGTACGGCATGCCGGGGCGGCCGCGGTCGTGGACCATCGGCAGGTCCATGAAGACGACATGGCGGGCCGTCAGATGGAAGTCATGCATCATCGTGGCGGCGGGCACCTCGATGGGTCGGCTGACCGTCAACTCCCCTGCCGCGTCCGCGCGGTGGTAGGTCAGATAGGGCGGTGCGCCGCTGCCGTAGCCGAAGAAGTGCAGCTCACCGGTGAGGGGGCAGGTCTTGGGGTGGGCGGTCATGGCGGTGGTGAGCCGGCCGCCGAAATCGTGGGGACCGAGGGTCTCCAGCTCGTGCCCCGGACGGCAGTCGATTTCGCAGGGGAAGGACGACTCGACCAGCGCCAGCGTGCGCCCGGCGTGCCGGACGACATGGGTGTTGGCCACGCCGGCCGCCAGATTGCGGTGCCCCTGGGCATCGACGACGGGGATGCCGTCGGTGAACGTCGAGGTGCGGACCCAGCGGTTGCGGTAGGAGATGGCCCGGCCGCCCTCCAGGCGCACGCCGTGGACCATGCCGTCCCCGAAGAACCAGTGCGGGCTGGCGGCGTCCCGCGGGTTGGGGCCGTTGCGCAGGTACCACCCCGTGAGCTCCGGCGGGATGGCACCGGTGACCGGGAGGTCGTGGGCGGTCAGTTCGTCGGTGACCGGGGCGAAGTTGCCGGCCAAGTGCCGTGGCGGGGCGGGGGATTCGGAAGCCGAGGCGGACGGTGTGGTGGTCATGCGGCGATATCTCCCTGGATGTCGAGCTGCGCTACGGACCGTTGCAGGAAGCGGGCCCGGGCGCGCTCCGGGTATGCGGCGGTGAAGCGGGCGGGAAGGGCGAACCCGGCGAGCTGCACGAGGATCGAGAAGACGGGACTCAGGCCATCGGCGACTATGACCACCTGGGCGATCGCGGACAAGGTGAAGGACAGGGACCAGGCCGCGGTGATCACGACGTTGACGCGGCGGAACAGCGGGCTGTGCCAGACCTCGGGCGGGGCCATGCGGCGGGCGATCGCCACGGTGAAGGGGCGCCGGACGGCGATCGACACCCAGGAGACGAGCGCCAGCCAGCCCATCGAGAGTGCGCCGCTGTATGCCTTGAGGGCGCTGTCGGGATGAGTGAAGGCCAGGACGGAGAGGGCGGCGAAGTAGAGGAGCGTGCCGTACTCCAGCAGCCGGGCTTCCAGCGAGAACCCCGCGGCACGGTCCGCTATCAGCAGCGCCACACAGGTCAACAGCCCGGCGAGCGCCCCCCACTGCCAGCCGATCGCGGACACCCCCGCCAAGACCAGCCACGGCACGAAGCCCCGCAGATAGCTCATGATTCCCCCCTTGTTCGCGACCGACCACGGTCGGCGGCCGTTCATTCCTGCGCCGGGCCGCGGTCGCGACCGCAACGCGGGCCCCGGGCTCGGGCCTCCCCGCCCAGCGATATTCCAACTGTGACATGTCGAGATTGGAAAGTCCAGCTTTGACGTGTCAGTTGTGGAAGGTAATGTGCGCTTCATGAGCCTGAGACACGCGGTGCTGGGTCTGCTCGCCGAATCCCCGGCCAGCGGCTACGACTTGATGAAGCTGTTCAACGCCTCGCTGAGCAGCGTCTGGCCGGCGACCCAGAGCCAGGTGTACGGCGAGCTCAGCAAGCTCACGGCGGCCGGCCTGGTGGAGGTCACCGCCCACGGTCCGCGCGGTCGCAAGGAATACGCGATCACCGACGACGGTCTGGGGGAGCTGCGCCACTGGCTCACCGATGTCGCGCCCACCGGCGTCCAGCGCCACGACGGCCTGTTGAGGGTGTTCTTCCTCGGCATCCTCACGCCGCTTGAGGCACAGACGTATCTGCTCACGCAGGCCGAGAACGCCGCCCGAGCGCGCACCGGGTACGAGGAGACTGACCGCACCTCGGAGTGGGACGACGAGATGATCTCCGTCTACGGGCGGATCGCGCTCGAATACGGCCTGCGAATGACCGCGACGATGGAGGAGTGGGCCCGCTGGGCCGCCGACGAGGTGACCAGCGCCAAGGCCGAGAAGGCCAGCGAACTGGCCCGCGCGCAGCACGGCGGGGAGCGGCAGAAGCAGGATGGAAAGCCGGAGGCGGAGCAGCGCCCCACGGGGTGAGGGCCTCGCCGGACGTGCGTCGCCGTGCGCCGGACCGGATCGGCATCGCCTCGACGCACGGGGCTGGGCGCCGGCGACCGAGCCACCCGAAGCGGTCGCGCGACACGCATTCCCCTTCTCCCTGGCGGGAGTTGACGGACGTGGTCGCCGGCAACGGCAGGCGGGTCAGAGTCCCGGTGCCCCCCACACGGGGAACCACCGGGCGAGATCCTTCTCGATGGTCAGATCGTTCCCGAGCATCGCCCGCACCTGGAGTTCGAGCGGATTGTCGCGCTTCTCGTCACCATCGGGCCGGGGCGCGAACGGGTAGAACGTGCCGCGCTTGTAGAGGTAGACCAGCGCCAGCGACCGCTGCCGCGCATCGCGGAAGCCGAGCAGCGAGCACAGCAGTTGCGGCCCGAACCCCGCCTCTTCCAGGGAGGTGTTGACCGCGTGGAGGTCGTTGACGACGCCCGCCACGTCCTCCGGCGCGTGCCGCACCAGCAGCCACGTATAGCCGTAGGCGTCCTGCGTGAACTCCACCGAACCGTCCAGGAGCGCACGCGCCTCCTCCTGGATCCGCGAGAAGGCGCCGCCCTCCACGCTCGCGAAGCACACCGACCCGAGCCCGGTGGGGGTGAAGTCGGCCGCGGCCTGGAGGGTGACCGCGGCCGACGGCAGCGCGAAGAGCTGATCCAGATCCGGGCGTACCGGCTTGCTACGGCCGAGGATGGCGTCCAGAAATCCCATGCGCGGCTTACTCCTTGATTCGTTGCTGCGAGGGCGTCGTGGGATGTTTCACGGGAAACATCGCCACCCGCCGACCTCCGTCGTCCCGCCGGGCGCTGCCGCTCACGGCCGCCCCAACTCCGCCGCTATCCGGCCGAGCTGGTCGAGCCGCTGCTCCAACGTGGGGTGCGAGGACAGCAGTTGGTTGAAGCTCTCCTTGTTGAACGCAGGGGCGAAGTAGAAGGCGTTGAACGGCTGGGCCTTGCGGAGGTCCTCGGTCGGGATCCGTGCGATCTGGCCGGTGACCTTCGTCAGGGCGGAGGCCAGCGCCGAGGGGCGGCCGGTCAGCAGGGCGGCGGCCCGGTCCGCGGACAGCTCGCGGTAGCGCGAGAGCAGCCTGGTGAGCAGGAAGCTGATGGCGTAGACGACGACGCTGACGGCGGTGACGACCAGCACGGCGATGGCGGCGTTCTGGTCCCGGTTGTTGCGGCCCACGCCGCTCCACAGGGCGGCGCGGGTGATGATGCCGGCCAGGACGCCGAGGAACGAGGCGATGGTCATCACCGCGACGTCGCGATGGGCGACATGGGAGAGCTCATGGGCCAGCACGCCCTCCAGTTCCTCCGGCTCCAGCCGCCTGAGCAGGCCGGTCGTGGCGCAGACCATGGAGTTCTTCTGGTTACGGCCGGTGGCGAAGGCGTTCGGCACGTCCGACTCGGCGATCGCCACCCTCGGCTTGGGCATGTCGGCCAGCGCACACAGCCGGTCCACGGCGCCGTGCAGTTCGGGTGCCTGCTCCGGCGTGACCTCGCGCGCGCCCATGCTGAAGGCCGCGATCCGGTCGCTGTACCAGAACTGCGCGATGAACATGGCCCCCGCGATCAGCAACACCACCACCCAGGCGCCCTTGAGCAGCACCACCAACGCGCTGACGACCACGACGTACAGCAGTCCGATGAAGAACATCGTCATGACCATGCGCGAGGTCAGCCCGCGGTCCGGGGCGAATCGGGTCTGTGCCATGGCTCCTCCACAACGCACCGCACTTCGCGCAGTGCCCCGGCCCGGTCACCCGCTGTCCTCGCGCGCACCGGGCCCCACACACTGCGCCGCTGCCCTAATTCTCCCTCTTGATGGCTATATACCGGGTAAAGCCTCGGCCGGATACCGAGGTGAACCAGGGCGCACGGACTGACGTCCTGGATGTACCGCTAGGCGCCGAGCTGTGCCAGCCCCTCGGTGGCAATCCGCTCGAAGACCGCCGGATCGGCGGCGAAGATCGAATCGGCGATCGGCCAGTGGATCACCAGCTCGTCGATGCCCAACTCGGCGTGCCGGCCGGCGAAGTCCACGAAGGCGTCCAGGGAATCCAACGGCCGGTCCGGGGTGAAGCCGGTCAGCATGATCTTCCGCAGTTCGCCGAGGTCCCGGCCCTGGTCGGCGCACGCCTTCGCCAGCCCCTCGATCTGCCCGCGGATGGCGTCACGGGACTCCTCCGGCGTGCCGCCCGCGTTCGAGACCTTGGGGTCACCGGTCGTCACCCACGCCTGGCCGTGGCGGGCCGCCAGCTTCAGCCCGCGGGGGCCGGTGGCCGCCACCGCGAACGGCAGCCGCGGTCGCTGCACGCAGCCGGGGACGTTGCGCGCCTCGTCGGCGGAGTAGTGCGTGCCCTCGTACGTGACGGCGTCCTGGGTCAGCAGCCGATCCAGCAGGGCGGTGAACTCGGCGAAGCGGTCGGCCCGTTCACGCGGCGACCAGGGCTCCTGGCCGAGCGCCGTCGCGTCGAAACCGTTGCCGCCGGCGCCGATGCCCAGCGTGACCCGGCCCTGGCTGATGTCGTCCAGCGAGATCAGTTCCTTGGCGAGGGTGACCGGGTGGCGGAAGTTCGGCGAGGTGACGAGGGTGCCCAGGCGTATCCGGGAGGTCGCGGCGGCGGCCGCGGTCAACGTCGGGAGGGCGCCGAACCACGTGAGGTCGCGGAAGCTCCGCCAGGACAGGTGGTCATAGGTGTACGCGGCGTGGAAACCCAGCTCCTCGGCGCGCTGCCACGCCTCCTTCCCGCCCTCGGACCAACGGCGGACGGGCAGGATCACAGTGCTCAGTCGCATGTCCCCGAGCGTACGGGGCTCCCGCGGAAGCCCCGTACGGCCACGTCTCGCCCCGGGCTCGTGCGGGCCACCCACCGCATGCCCCTACGTACCGGTACGCGAAGATGAGCCCGTGACTGATGCCTCCGCCACGCCGCCCCGGCCCATCCGGCTGATCGCCACCGACCTCGACGGCACGCTGCTGCACGACGACAAGAGGGTCTCCGACCGGACCATCGCCGCGCTGGCCGCCGCGGAGGAGGCGGGCATCGAGGTGTTCTTCGTCACCGGGCGGCCGGCCCGCTGGATGGACGTGGTCAGCGACCATGTGCACGGCCACGGCCTGGCGATCTGCGCGAACGGCGCCGCCGTCGTCGATCTGCACCGGGGCAACCGGATCGTGGAGGTCAGCCCCCTCGACCAGAAGGTGGCGCTCGACGTCGTCCACGCCCTGCGCGAGGCGGCCCCCGGCTCCTCCTTCGCCGTCGAGCGGACCGGCGGCATCCACTACGAGCCGCAGTACCCGCCCTTCCTCCTCGACCCGGCCGCGGTGATAGCACCGGCGGAGGAGCTGCTCTCCGAGGATTTCACCGCGCCGTCGTGCCCCGCTCCGGAGGACGGCGCCGGCACGGACGGCCCCTTCTCGGCCGACGCCGAGGCAACCGGATCGGACGCGGGAACCGCGGCGGTCGACGGCGCCGAGCAGCCCGTGCTCAAGCTGCTGGCGCACCACCCCGACCTCGACCCCGACGCCTTCCTCACGCTGGCCCGAGCCACCGCGGGCCACCTGGCGTCCTTCACCCGGTCCAGCCCCACCGCCCTCCTGGAGATCAGCGGCCTGGGCGTCAGCAAGGCCGGCACCCTCGCCCGCTGTTGCGCGGAGCGGGGGATCGCGCCGGACGAGGTCGTCGCCTTCGGAGACATGCCGAACGACATCGAGATGCTCACCTGGGCCGGCACCTCGTATGCCATGGCCAACGCCCACCCCGACGTGCTGGCGGTCACCACCCACCGCACGGAGTCCAACAACGACGACGGCGTCGCCCTCGCCATCGAGCGGATTCTTCAGGAGCGTTGAGCCGCCGCCGGAAACGACCGGAGAGTCGCCGGGAGAGGCGACAATCGTGGTTTCACGTGAAACCACAGGCGGACAGGGCAGGTTGAGTTGTTTCACGTGAAACGGCACGCCATTCTCCAGCGCCTTCGTTTCACGTGAAACGCGTCAACTCCCGGAAAAGGGCGATGGTTTCACGTGAAACCGCGCCTGGCCGGCCAAGGCCCCGCTCCCTCACCGCGGCGCCTCCCACCTCACCATCGTCCCCCCGCCGCCCTCGCCCAGCCCGGGCCCGTAGGTGCTCGAACCGCCCAGCGACTCCGCCCGCTTGGCGAGGTTCTTCAGACCGCTGCGGCGACCGCCCTCCGCGATCCCCACCCCGTCGTCCGCGACGGTCAACCGGACTCCGGGGGTGCCGTCCGGCAAGCTGATCGTCGCGTCCACCACCACCTCGATCCGGGTCGCCCCGGCGTGCCGGAAGGCGTTCGACAGCGCCTCGCGCAGCGCGGCGATCAGGTTCTTCCCGGCCAGTTCGCTGACCTTGGCATCGACCGGACCGAAGAACTGCGCCGAGGGCTGGAAGCCGAGCGGCACGGCGGCGGTGCCGATCTCCCGCAGGACCCGGGTCTGTAGCCCCGACGGCGCCTCGGCGGGGCTCTGTTGAAGGGCGAAGATCGCGGTCCTGATCTCCTGGATGGTGATGTCGAGTTCGTCGATGGCCTTGCCGACGCGGCCCGCTACTTCCGGCACCACGGTTCGGCGCTGGGCGCTCTCCAGCACCATCCCCGTCGCGAACAGCCGCTGGATCACGAGGTCGTGCAGGTCGCGGGCGATCCGGTCGCGGTCCTCGAAGACCGCCAGCCGCTCCCGGTCGCGCTGGGCGTCGGCCAGCACCAGCGCCAGCGCGGCCTGTGCGGCGAACTGCGTGGCCAGGGTCCGCTCGGCGGCGGAGAACGGGCGGGCGCCGCGGGCCCGTGGCGTGGCGAGGGTGCCCAGCACCCGCCCCCCGCTCTTGAGCGGCAGCATCATGCTCGGCCCGTAGCGCGGCGCGAGGTTGGTGACCATCCGCGGATCGCTGGCCGAATCGTCCACGAACACCGGGTCCCCGGCGAGGAGTTGCTCGGTCACGGGGCTGTCCCGCGGGATCTGGGTGCCGATGATCCCGGTCGGGTCGTCGGCCGACACCGCAACGATCTCCAACCCGCCGTCCTCGTCGGGCAGCAGTACGATGCCGGCCGCCGAATCCGCCAGCTTCCGGGCCTGCTCGGCGACCACCGCGAGCGCGTCATCGACGTCGCTGCCGGCGAGCAGCTCGGTGGTCACCGCCACCGAGCCGTCGATCCACCGCTCCCGGTGCCGGGCCGCCGCGTACAAGCGGGCGTTGCCGATCGCGATGCCCGCCTCGGTCGCCAGTA includes the following:
- a CDS encoding carotenoid oxygenase family protein, producing the protein MTTTPSASASESPAPPRHLAGNFAPVTDELTAHDLPVTGAIPPELTGWYLRNGPNPRDAASPHWFFGDGMVHGVRLEGGRAISYRNRWVRTSTFTDGIPVVDAQGHRNLAAGVANTHVVRHAGRTLALVESSFPCEIDCRPGHELETLGPHDFGGRLTTAMTAHPKTCPLTGELHFFGYGSGAPPYLTYHRADAAGELTVSRPIEVPAATMMHDFHLTARHVVFMDLPMVHDRGRPGMPYGWDPEYGARLGVLRRDDPYGEVRWLAIDPCYVFHSLNAHDDGDQRIVLYVSRYATLDAPAPPCLWRWTIDLAAGTVTEEQIDDQVGEFPRIDDRLAGQPARFGHVTAAEVPGTGAIPGALIRYDLWTGATARHDFGPGRTPGEAAFAPADDRPGGPGWLITYVYDATTDTSDLVVLDAEDITAGPVATVSLPRRVPYGFHGNWLPDPAA
- a CDS encoding MerR family transcriptional regulator, whose protein sequence is MTTEPPTAEYRIEDLAHLSGATVRTIRAYQDRGLLPRPERRGRANVYGAAHLARLRQIADLLDRGYTLASIKELLEAWDAGRGLDGVLGLVAEIDGPWTDEKPTRISRTDLDTAFGGAPNEQAVAEAVELSVLVPVLGRDDEFLVPSPQELAVAIELYSAGVPLLAISGHLRELRGQVEHIASRFLDFTTKHVFQAFLDHPPTEAEAAEATTLVRRLRPLAQQTVDAELARAMRTLASRYIRHHLTEALPADQRDPVATAPNGPDDDRTATDARCPAAPASHEPGDGAPSGKRAEAGRVSRATEAAASPHQGARPVKAAASGPVADPRPTTGSEAVLLPVEAVRAVRDLVGPGNAAAFIAAAAQREVHARAMDALTAEAHGPGAAAEDAPGH
- a CDS encoding HAD family hydrolase, with the protein product MTDASATPPRPIRLIATDLDGTLLHDDKRVSDRTIAALAAAEEAGIEVFFVTGRPARWMDVVSDHVHGHGLAICANGAAVVDLHRGNRIVEVSPLDQKVALDVVHALREAAPGSSFAVERTGGIHYEPQYPPFLLDPAAVIAPAEELLSEDFTAPSCPAPEDGAGTDGPFSADAEATGSDAGTAAVDGAEQPVLKLLAHHPDLDPDAFLTLARATAGHLASFTRSSPTALLEISGLGVSKAGTLARCCAERGIAPDEVVAFGDMPNDIEMLTWAGTSYAMANAHPDVLAVTTHRTESNNDDGVALAIERILQER
- the htpX gene encoding zinc metalloprotease HtpX, translating into MAQTRFAPDRGLTSRMVMTMFFIGLLYVVVVSALVVLLKGAWVVVLLIAGAMFIAQFWYSDRIAAFSMGAREVTPEQAPELHGAVDRLCALADMPKPRVAIAESDVPNAFATGRNQKNSMVCATTGLLRRLEPEELEGVLAHELSHVAHRDVAVMTIASFLGVLAGIITRAALWSGVGRNNRDQNAAIAVLVVTAVSVVVYAISFLLTRLLSRYRELSADRAAALLTGRPSALASALTKVTGQIARIPTEDLRKAQPFNAFYFAPAFNKESFNQLLSSHPTLEQRLDQLGRIAAELGRP
- a CDS encoding PadR family transcriptional regulator, producing the protein MSLRHAVLGLLAESPASGYDLMKLFNASLSSVWPATQSQVYGELSKLTAAGLVEVTAHGPRGRKEYAITDDGLGELRHWLTDVAPTGVQRHDGLLRVFFLGILTPLEAQTYLLTQAENAARARTGYEETDRTSEWDDEMISVYGRIALEYGLRMTATMEEWARWAADEVTSAKAEKASELARAQHGGERQKQDGKPEAEQRPTG
- a CDS encoding sensor histidine kinase, with the translated sequence MDAATEATRSLQGLSSKLTARVPQLLEAMRTIGAGLDLHITLDRIVETAAELAHARYAAIGIIDDAREGLSDFVTYGVTGEQHERIGALPDGHKGLLGALIHDPKPVRLADLTKDPRSAGFPPGHPPMRSFLGVPIRVQGEIFGNLYLTEKRGGEFSEEDLHMVRVLATEAGIAIGNARLYAAARHRERWIDGSVAVTTELLAGSDVDDALAVVAEQARKLADSAAGIVLLPDEDGGLEIVAVSADDPTGIIGTQIPRDSPVTEQLLAGDPVFVDDSASDPRMVTNLAPRYGPSMMLPLKSGGRVLGTLATPRARGARPFSAAERTLATQFAAQAALALVLADAQRDRERLAVFEDRDRIARDLHDLVIQRLFATGMVLESAQRRTVVPEVAGRVGKAIDELDITIQEIRTAIFALQQSPAEAPSGLQTRVLREIGTAAVPLGFQPSAQFFGPVDAKVSELAGKNLIAALREALSNAFRHAGATRIEVVVDATISLPDGTPGVRLTVADDGVGIAEGGRRSGLKNLAKRAESLGGSSTYGPGLGEGGGGTMVRWEAPR
- a CDS encoding LLM class flavin-dependent oxidoreductase, whose amino-acid sequence is MRLSTVILPVRRWSEGGKEAWQRAEELGFHAAYTYDHLSWRSFRDLTWFGALPTLTAAAAATSRIRLGTLVTSPNFRHPVTLAKELISLDDISQGRVTLGIGAGGNGFDATALGQEPWSPRERADRFAEFTALLDRLLTQDAVTYEGTHYSADEARNVPGCVQRPRLPFAVAATGPRGLKLAARHGQAWVTTGDPKVSNAGGTPEESRDAIRGQIEGLAKACADQGRDLGELRKIMLTGFTPDRPLDSLDAFVDFAGRHAELGIDELVIHWPIADSIFAADPAVFERIATEGLAQLGA
- the pspAB gene encoding PspA-associated protein PspAB, with protein sequence MGFLDAILGRSKPVRPDLDQLFALPSAAVTLQAAADFTPTGLGSVCFASVEGGAFSRIQEEARALLDGSVEFTQDAYGYTWLLVRHAPEDVAGVVNDLHAVNTSLEEAGFGPQLLCSLLGFRDARQRSLALVYLYKRGTFYPFAPRPDGDEKRDNPLELQVRAMLGNDLTIEKDLARWFPVWGAPGL